A section of the Flavobacteriales bacterium genome encodes:
- the mnmG gene encoding tRNA uridine-5-carboxymethylaminomethyl(34) synthesis enzyme MnmG, which translates to MHKHYDVIVVGGGHAGCEAAAAAANLGSSTLLITMNMNTIAQMSCNPAMGGVAKGQIVREIDALGGYSGIVSDKSAIQFRMLNRSKGPAMWSPRTQNDRFKFAYEWRMMLEQTEKLDFWQDNVTELIVQNETVCGVRTSMGHEFHCSAVVLTNGTFLNGLIHIGEKHIGGGRSAEKASVGLTECLESLGFESGRMKTGTPPRIDGRSIDYSLMEEQPGDVTPRKFSFTNTTALKKQRSCHLVYTNEAVHDILREGFDRSPMFTGRIQGIGPRYCPSIEDKIERFSDKDRHQLFVEPEGWDTVEVYLNGFSTSLPEEIQYKALRQIPGMANAKMFRPGYAIEYDYFPPTQLTHTLETKLVKNLFLAGQINGTTGYEEAACQGLMAGINAHQNTSDKESFILGRSEAYIGVLIDDLITKGTEEPYRMFTSRAEHRILLRQDNADARLTPLGHSLGLASDDRLRQVELKNQYVSDVEKLLGKISLDTEEANTYLTSRNSANVNQKLKAYSLISRPEVTLTSMLDSIPSVANSISSVSTDVEILEQVEIRAKYNGYIDKEQESANKLVRFEGIVLLPDFDYNSLQSLSAEARQKLNKIRPSSIGQAARISGVSPSDISVLLVHLGK; encoded by the coding sequence ATGCATAAGCATTATGACGTAATAGTAGTGGGTGGCGGACATGCTGGTTGCGAGGCAGCAGCAGCAGCAGCTAACCTTGGGTCTAGCACTTTGCTCATTACGATGAACATGAACACCATCGCCCAAATGTCATGTAATCCAGCAATGGGCGGTGTAGCAAAAGGCCAAATCGTTCGGGAAATTGATGCACTGGGCGGATACTCTGGAATCGTATCAGACAAGTCGGCAATTCAATTCAGAATGCTGAATCGTTCTAAAGGACCCGCTATGTGGAGTCCACGTACACAGAACGATAGGTTCAAATTTGCATACGAATGGCGAATGATGCTCGAACAGACCGAGAAACTCGACTTTTGGCAAGACAACGTAACCGAACTTATCGTTCAGAATGAAACTGTTTGCGGAGTGCGAACTAGTATGGGACATGAATTCCATTGCTCCGCAGTGGTTCTCACCAACGGAACATTCCTTAATGGATTGATCCATATTGGAGAAAAACATATTGGTGGCGGCAGAAGCGCTGAGAAGGCCTCTGTTGGGCTAACTGAATGCCTTGAATCCCTTGGGTTTGAAAGCGGGAGAATGAAGACAGGTACACCACCTAGAATTGACGGAAGAAGCATTGATTACTCATTAATGGAAGAACAGCCCGGAGATGTAACTCCTAGGAAGTTTTCATTCACCAATACAACAGCGCTCAAGAAGCAGCGAAGCTGCCATCTCGTATACACCAACGAAGCGGTCCATGACATTCTACGAGAAGGCTTTGATCGTTCTCCTATGTTTACAGGAAGAATCCAAGGAATAGGACCTCGTTACTGTCCGTCTATCGAAGATAAGATTGAACGTTTCTCAGACAAAGACAGACATCAGCTATTTGTTGAGCCAGAAGGATGGGATACTGTAGAAGTCTACCTAAATGGCTTTTCAACATCGCTTCCAGAAGAGATCCAGTACAAAGCTCTTCGGCAGATACCCGGAATGGCAAACGCAAAAATGTTCCGCCCAGGATATGCGATCGAATACGACTATTTCCCCCCCACTCAACTAACCCATACCCTAGAAACTAAACTTGTAAAAAACCTATTTCTAGCTGGTCAGATAAATGGAACAACAGGCTACGAGGAAGCAGCTTGCCAAGGCTTAATGGCAGGAATTAACGCGCACCAAAACACTTCAGACAAAGAATCATTTATCCTTGGCAGATCAGAGGCTTATATCGGTGTTCTCATAGACGACCTAATAACGAAAGGCACTGAAGAACCATACCGAATGTTTACTTCAAGAGCGGAGCATCGCATACTTCTAAGACAAGATAATGCAGATGCCAGACTTACTCCATTGGGTCATTCTCTTGGACTCGCTTCGGATGATCGTTTGAGACAAGTTGAATTGAAAAATCAATACGTTTCAGATGTTGAGAAACTGCTAGGTAAAATCAGCTTAGACACCGAGGAAGCAAACACTTACCTGACGTCACGGAATAGCGCCAATGTTAATCAGAAACTTAAGGCATACAGCCTAATCTCAAGGCCTGAAGTGACCTTAACATCTATGCTTGATAGCATACCGTCCGTAGCAAATTCCATTAGCTCAGTTAGCACTGATGTGGAGATATTGGAACAGGTGGAAATTAGAGCCAAATACAACGGTTACATCGATAAAGAACAAGAATCAGCAAATAAGCTTGTTCGCTTTGAAGGAATAGTTTTGCTTCCTGATTTCGATTACAATTCCCTACAATCTTTGTCAGCAGAAGCAAGGCAGAAATTGAATAAAATCAGACCCTCTTCTATAGGCCAAGCAGCCAGAATAAGTGGTGTCTCTCCATCAGATATATCAGTTTTATTAGTTCATTTAGGTAAATAG
- the ybeY gene encoding rRNA maturation RNase YbeY, which produces MADVSFHSEQTVFSISNEQKIVDWLSDVCHSEGQKLMELSFIFCSDNYLLDINRKHLNHDYYTDVITFDYTIESAVSGDVFISIDRVRENAETLGFTFENELHRIMVHSVLHLLGYKDKTKPAKQLMTTKEDFYLSLRSF; this is translated from the coding sequence ATGGCTGATGTTTCGTTCCATTCGGAGCAAACCGTTTTCTCTATTTCCAACGAACAAAAAATTGTCGATTGGCTTTCAGACGTATGTCATTCTGAAGGTCAGAAGTTGATGGAATTATCATTCATCTTTTGTTCTGACAATTATTTGCTCGACATCAATAGAAAACATCTCAATCACGATTATTACACGGACGTGATCACATTCGATTACACCATTGAATCCGCTGTGTCAGGTGATGTTTTTATTAGCATAGACCGAGTTCGAGAAAATGCAGAAACACTTGGTTTTACTTTTGAAAATGAGCTTCACCGAATAATGGTCCATTCAGTGCTCCATTTACTCGGATACAAGGACAAGACCAAACCTGCAAAACAGTTAATGACAACCAAAGAGGATTTTTATCTATCTTTGCGGTCCTTTTAG
- a CDS encoding ATP-binding protein: protein MEKQSLNFDSKADNIVIAEKLVDDVCKKFSVDEDYYGNILIAVTEAVNNAINHGNRQNPEKKVHLDFIERGDRLSFSIKDEGEGFDHEALPDPTDPENLEKISGRGVFLMKHLADEVEFSENGTRVEMIFKVG from the coding sequence ATGGAAAAACAAAGCCTGAATTTTGACTCTAAGGCCGACAATATTGTCATCGCTGAAAAACTGGTAGATGACGTTTGCAAGAAATTCTCGGTAGACGAAGATTACTACGGGAACATCTTGATTGCCGTGACTGAAGCGGTAAACAACGCCATAAACCATGGTAACCGTCAGAATCCTGAAAAAAAGGTCCATTTAGATTTCATAGAACGTGGCGATCGTCTGTCCTTCAGTATAAAGGACGAAGGTGAAGGGTTTGACCATGAAGCACTTCCTGACCCAACAGACCCGGAGAATCTTGAAAAAATCAGCGGCCGGGGAGTATTCTTAATGAAGCATTTGGCTGACGAAGTAGAATTCTCAGAAAACGGAACTAGGGTTGAAATGATTTTCAAAGTCGGCTAA